A single region of the Nocardioides ochotonae genome encodes:
- a CDS encoding 2-oxoacid:ferredoxin oxidoreductase subunit beta yields the protein MTTPATVTDLPSPVLGTALVPTLGEGESQTGKDFTSDQEVRWCPGCGDYAVLKAVQGFLPGLGLRRENIVFVSGIGCSSRFPYYLDTFGMHSIHGRAPSIATGIATAREDLSVWVVTGDGDALSIGGNHLIHALRRNVNMTILLFNNRIYGLTKGQYSPTSEAGKVTKSTPMGSVDHPFNPVSLALGAEASFVARTIDSDRKHLTSVLSAAAAHRGTSLVEIYQNCPIFNDGAFDAIKNPATKADAIIPLVHGEQIRFGAAREDGLGHKCLVRDAGGGVRVADVADVAAEEILVHDAHHPDPTMAFAISRLTDAGYLHQSPIGIFRQVERPTYDDGARVQLATAGAPGDLQALIDGPDVWTVAEESR from the coding sequence ATGACCACGCCTGCGACCGTCACCGACCTGCCCAGCCCGGTGCTGGGGACCGCACTGGTCCCGACCCTGGGCGAGGGTGAGAGCCAGACCGGGAAGGACTTCACCTCCGACCAGGAGGTGCGCTGGTGCCCCGGCTGCGGCGACTACGCCGTGCTCAAGGCCGTCCAGGGCTTCCTGCCCGGCCTCGGGCTGCGCCGCGAGAACATCGTGTTCGTCTCCGGCATCGGCTGCTCCAGCCGGTTCCCCTACTACCTCGACACGTTCGGGATGCACTCCATCCACGGCCGCGCGCCCTCGATCGCCACCGGCATCGCCACCGCGCGCGAGGACCTCTCCGTGTGGGTCGTCACCGGTGACGGCGACGCCCTGTCCATCGGCGGCAACCACCTGATCCACGCCCTGCGCCGCAACGTGAACATGACGATCCTGCTGTTCAACAACCGGATCTACGGCCTCACCAAGGGTCAATACTCCCCCACCTCCGAGGCCGGCAAGGTCACCAAGTCCACCCCGATGGGCTCCGTCGACCACCCGTTCAACCCGGTCTCGCTGGCCCTGGGCGCCGAGGCGTCCTTCGTGGCCCGCACCATCGACTCCGACCGCAAGCACCTCACCTCGGTGCTCTCCGCGGCCGCCGCCCACCGCGGCACCTCGCTGGTCGAGATCTACCAGAACTGCCCGATCTTCAACGACGGCGCCTTCGACGCCATCAAGAACCCTGCCACCAAGGCCGACGCGATCATCCCGCTGGTCCACGGCGAGCAGATCCGGTTCGGCGCCGCACGCGAGGACGGGCTCGGGCACAAGTGCCTGGTCCGAGACGCCGGCGGCGGAGTGCGGGTCGCGGACGTGGCCGACGTGGCAGCCGAGGAGATCCTCGTGCACGACGCGCACCACCCCGACCCCACCATGGCGTTCGCGATCAGTCGGCTCACCGACGCCGGCTACCTCCACCAGTCCCCCATCGGCATCTTCCGCCAGGTCGAGCGCCCGACGTACGACGATGGGGCCCGCGTGCAGCTCGCGACGGCCGGGGCGCCCGGGGACCTGCAGGCACTGATCGACGGCCCGGACGTGTGGACCGTGGCGGAGGAGAGCCGATGA
- the fdxA gene encoding ferredoxin — MTYVIAQPCVDLKDRSCVDECPVDCIYEGKRMLYIQPDECVDCGACEPVCPVEAIFYEDDTPEEWKGYYEANVGFFAEIGSPGGASNTDVSDQDHPMVAALPPQNQA; from the coding sequence ATGACCTACGTGATCGCGCAGCCCTGCGTGGACCTCAAGGACCGCTCGTGCGTGGACGAGTGCCCGGTCGACTGCATCTACGAGGGCAAGCGGATGCTCTACATCCAGCCCGACGAGTGCGTCGACTGTGGCGCCTGTGAGCCGGTCTGCCCGGTCGAGGCGATCTTCTACGAGGACGACACCCCGGAAGAGTGGAAGGGCTACTACGAGGCCAACGTCGGATTCTTCGCCGAGATCGGCTCCCCCGGCGGCGCCTCGAACACCGACGTGAGCGACCAGGACCACCCGATGGTCGCCGCCCTGCCGCCGCAGAACCAGGCCTGA